One genomic window of Evansella cellulosilytica DSM 2522 includes the following:
- a CDS encoding 2-hydroxyacid dehydrogenase → MKPKIFVTRKLRDEVVSKLRDQCEVFMWEEEDIPVPREVLLKEIEDVDGLYCLLTETIDKELLNKGKNLKVVSNMAVGFNNIDVNYATELGVAVTNTPGVLTETTADFTFSLLMTTARRIVEAEAFLKEGTWRTWSPMLLTGQDIYGSTLGIIGLGRIGEALARRAVGFNMKVIYANPKRRSDLDEELGLEHVELEILLKSADFVSLLTPYTPETENLISYDEINLMKENAILINTSRGGIVNEEALFDALKQKKIWGAGLDVFQQEPVSLDHPLLSLPNVVATPHIASASINTRLKMAHLAAENLIEVLNNNNPKHLVNPEYTNNR, encoded by the coding sequence TTGAAGCCGAAAATTTTTGTTACTAGGAAGCTAAGAGATGAAGTAGTTTCGAAGCTTCGAGATCAATGTGAAGTTTTCATGTGGGAGGAAGAGGATATACCGGTACCGCGAGAAGTTTTGTTAAAGGAAATAGAGGATGTTGATGGACTTTATTGTTTATTAACAGAAACTATTGATAAGGAACTGCTAAATAAGGGGAAAAATTTAAAAGTAGTCAGTAATATGGCTGTTGGTTTTAATAATATAGATGTAAATTATGCTACAGAATTAGGTGTTGCTGTCACAAATACACCAGGCGTTTTAACTGAAACGACGGCAGATTTTACTTTTTCTTTATTAATGACAACTGCTAGAAGAATTGTTGAGGCAGAAGCATTTTTGAAGGAGGGTACTTGGAGAACGTGGAGTCCAATGCTATTAACAGGGCAGGACATTTACGGATCTACACTTGGGATTATAGGTTTAGGTAGAATTGGGGAGGCTTTGGCGAGAAGAGCGGTGGGCTTTAATATGAAAGTCATCTATGCTAACCCGAAAAGGCGTTCTGATCTTGATGAGGAGTTAGGATTAGAACACGTTGAATTAGAGATATTATTAAAATCAGCAGATTTCGTGAGCTTGTTAACACCCTATACTCCTGAAACTGAAAATCTAATAAGCTATGATGAAATTAATTTGATGAAGGAAAATGCTATCCTCATTAATACATCACGGGGTGGGATTGTTAATGAAGAAGCGTTGTTCGATGCATTAAAGCAAAAGAAAATTTGGGGTGCGGGGTTAGATGTATTTCAACAAGAACCTGTTTCGTTAGACCACCCATTATTATCGCTTCCAAATGTCGTTGCTACGCCACATATTGCTAGTGCGAGTATAAATACACGATTAAAAATGGCACACTTAGCTGCTGAAAACCTCATAGAAGTTTTAAATAATAACAATCCGAAACATCTTGTTAACCCAGAATATACGAACAACAGGTAG
- a CDS encoding glycerate kinase, protein MKFVIAPDSFKGSISAQSLCEKIEAGIKNVIPHADVVKVPLADGGEGTIENMVYATNGRLVSTKVYHPLFKRVRASYGILGDNKTVVIDVSQASGLTLLSDEEKNPLQASSFGTGQLIKHALNNGYRRFLIGLGGSATNDAGVGLLKALGMKFLGENNKEIADGGGNLSKLIDIDDSTFDNRIQESTFLVACDVKNTLCGNEGASAIFGPQKGATPEMVTHLDASLHHFATIVLKKKGIDLLTIEGGGAAGGIGAALVAFCQASLKSGINVVMKEVNFPDKIQDADYIFTGEGKLDKQTLSGKVIMGVSKEAKTLGVPVIALCGSLELNNEELKELGVLSAFSIMKEPCDLKTAVHHTEEWVLDVAERVTKLLI, encoded by the coding sequence ATGAAGTTTGTCATTGCACCAGATTCATTTAAAGGATCGATATCAGCGCAATCGCTTTGCGAAAAGATTGAAGCTGGTATAAAGAATGTTATTCCACATGCTGACGTTGTTAAAGTCCCCCTCGCTGATGGGGGAGAAGGTACGATCGAGAACATGGTTTATGCAACTAATGGAAGGCTTGTTTCAACAAAGGTTTATCATCCGCTTTTTAAAAGAGTAAGAGCGTCTTACGGAATATTAGGAGATAATAAAACAGTTGTTATCGACGTTTCTCAAGCTTCTGGACTAACGTTACTTTCTGATGAAGAAAAAAATCCGCTTCAAGCATCTAGCTTTGGAACGGGACAACTAATTAAACATGCCTTAAATAATGGCTATCGAAGGTTTTTAATAGGCCTTGGAGGAAGTGCAACTAATGATGCAGGTGTTGGCCTATTAAAGGCGTTAGGTATGAAGTTTTTAGGAGAAAACAATAAGGAGATTGCTGATGGTGGTGGAAACCTTTCAAAACTCATTGATATAGATGATTCTACCTTTGACAATCGCATTCAAGAGTCAACTTTTCTTGTAGCTTGTGATGTGAAAAATACATTGTGTGGTAATGAAGGCGCATCTGCTATTTTTGGTCCACAAAAAGGTGCAACACCAGAAATGGTTACCCATTTAGATGCAAGCTTACATCACTTTGCTACTATCGTTTTAAAGAAAAAAGGGATCGATTTATTAACAATTGAAGGTGGCGGTGCTGCAGGAGGAATCGGTGCAGCACTCGTTGCTTTCTGTCAGGCATCTTTGAAATCAGGCATCAATGTTGTCATGAAAGAAGTGAATTTTCCTGACAAAATACAAGACGCTGACTACATTTTTACTGGAGAAGGAAAGTTAGATAAGCAAACATTGTCTGGAAAAGTAATCATGGGGGTTTCTAAAGAGGCGAAAACTTTAGGCGTTCCGGTCATTGCTCTTTGTGGTAGTTTAGAGTTGAATAACGAAGAGCTAAAGGAGCTAGGTGTATTATCAGCATTTTCAATTATGAAAGAACCGTGCGACTTAAAAACTGCGGTGCACCATACAGAGGAATGGGTATTAGATGTAGCTGAAAGAGTAACAAAGCTTCTTATTTAA
- a CDS encoding YesL family protein yields MQKSGFFGGLYVVCEWFMKLAYLNVLWILFSLLGLIVLGVAPATTAMNTIIRQWFLGNDSIPIFKSFWITYKAEFLRSNLFFVALTVIGFILYIDFIFLSTLQGTWYMLFMTAFILFTFLYAVLLLFLLPVYVHYELEKGHEYFTQAIMIGLVNPIAIIGMVTSIVILILLFAFIPASLLFFAASGFGIVTMGFSYITFKKIEEKVDINTTENEVKA; encoded by the coding sequence ATGCAAAAAAGTGGTTTTTTCGGAGGATTATATGTTGTCTGTGAGTGGTTCATGAAGTTAGCTTACTTAAACGTATTATGGATCCTTTTCTCATTACTAGGCTTAATCGTTCTCGGTGTGGCCCCAGCTACGACTGCTATGAATACTATAATAAGGCAATGGTTTTTAGGGAATGATAGCATTCCCATTTTCAAGTCGTTTTGGATTACTTATAAAGCTGAATTTTTAAGATCTAACTTATTTTTTGTAGCACTAACAGTTATTGGTTTTATCCTATATATTGATTTCATATTTTTATCTACGTTACAAGGTACGTGGTATATGTTATTTATGACGGCTTTCATTTTATTCACATTTTTATATGCAGTTCTTCTATTATTTCTCTTACCGGTTTATGTTCACTACGAGCTAGAAAAGGGTCATGAATATTTTACGCAAGCGATTATGATTGGGCTAGTGAATCCTATTGCCATTATCGGAATGGTAACAAGTATCGTCATCCTCATTTTATTGTTTGCATTTATACCAGCTTCCCTGCTTTTCTTTGCGGCTAGCGGATTTGGTATAGTTACGATGGGCTTCTCTTATATAACCTTCAAAAAGATAGAAGAGAAGGTAGATATAAATACTACAGAAAACGAAGTAAAGGCGTAA
- a CDS encoding GDSL-type esterase/lipase family protein, translating to MKQINYTALGDSLTVGAGSLTKAGFVEQYSTLLQYNFRLPVRTQTFAKRGIPSATLLHMIYSTPQIRQSIFHADIITISIGGNDLLQANKKFKKVNNQIVFQEAYDIYQKNIQAIVQEIKKIKATSNKKYTIQFIGLYNPLPQLHYSNYWVQAFNQFLHSLQSEHVKYVDLYYNFRQQGKSVLQFGIHPNGRGHSIIANSLVYSIIH from the coding sequence GTGAAGCAAATTAATTACACCGCTTTAGGAGATTCTCTTACCGTTGGTGCAGGATCCTTAACTAAAGCAGGATTCGTCGAACAATACTCCACCTTATTACAATATAATTTCCGTCTTCCTGTAAGAACGCAAACCTTTGCCAAGCGTGGTATTCCTTCCGCCACTCTCTTGCATATGATTTACTCGACACCACAGATTCGGCAATCTATATTCCATGCGGACATTATAACGATAAGCATTGGTGGAAACGACTTACTTCAAGCAAACAAGAAATTTAAAAAGGTGAATAATCAAATTGTCTTTCAAGAGGCATATGACATTTATCAAAAAAATATTCAAGCAATCGTTCAAGAAATCAAGAAAATAAAAGCTACATCAAACAAAAAGTATACGATTCAATTTATCGGACTATACAATCCGTTACCTCAATTGCACTATAGTAATTATTGGGTACAGGCATTCAACCAATTTCTCCATTCATTACAATCCGAACACGTGAAGTATGTTGACTTATATTACAACTTTAGACAGCAAGGGAAAAGCGTACTCCAATTTGGTATTCACCCAAACGGAAGAGGACACAGTATTATCGCGAATAGTCTTGTCTATTCTATCATTCATTAA
- a CDS encoding SDR family oxidoreductase: MKYDEIKNKQSKGQPAQTQEHQPGFESEMNPEPVYDDPNYKGSGKLQDKVAIISGGDSGIGRAVAIAFAKEGAKIAILYLDEHKDAEKTKAEVEKYGGECLLIPGDVGDSSFCKAAVKKTVETFGQLHCLINNAAEQHYQENIEDITDEQLERTFKTNIFSCFYLTKAAMNYLREGSTIINTASIVAYKGNPVLMDYASTKGAMIAFTRSLSENLVSKGIRINAVAPGPIWTPLIPASFPAKQVSEFGTTSPMGRPGQPAELAPSYVYLASDDSSYVSGQVIHVNGGSIVNG; this comes from the coding sequence ATGAAATATGATGAAATAAAAAACAAACAATCAAAGGGACAACCAGCTCAAACTCAGGAGCACCAGCCAGGCTTTGAAAGTGAAATGAACCCTGAACCGGTATATGATGATCCTAACTATAAAGGAAGCGGTAAGCTACAAGATAAAGTAGCTATCATTTCAGGGGGCGACAGTGGAATTGGTAGAGCTGTTGCAATAGCATTTGCTAAAGAAGGGGCTAAAATTGCTATCCTTTATTTGGATGAACATAAGGATGCAGAAAAAACAAAGGCTGAAGTAGAAAAATATGGCGGTGAATGTTTACTTATCCCAGGTGATGTTGGTGATTCCTCCTTTTGTAAAGCAGCTGTAAAAAAAACAGTTGAAACTTTTGGACAGCTTCATTGCCTCATTAATAATGCTGCCGAACAACATTACCAAGAGAATATTGAAGATATCACAGATGAACAACTGGAGAGAACATTTAAGACTAATATTTTTTCTTGCTTCTACTTAACAAAAGCTGCGATGAATTACCTTCGTGAAGGAAGTACGATCATTAATACAGCGTCTATTGTCGCCTATAAAGGAAATCCTGTATTGATGGATTACGCATCAACGAAAGGTGCGATGATTGCCTTTACACGTTCATTATCAGAAAACTTAGTTTCGAAAGGAATTCGAATTAATGCTGTAGCACCTGGACCAATTTGGACACCTTTAATTCCAGCATCCTTTCCTGCAAAGCAAGTAAGTGAGTTTGGTACAACAAGTCCAATGGGAAGACCAGGACAGCCGGCTGAGCTTGCACCTAGTTATGTTTATCTAGCTTCTGATGATTCTTCCTACGTATCTGGACAAGTCATTCATGTTAATGGTGGTAGTATCGTGAATGGTTAA
- the queG gene encoding tRNA epoxyqueuosine(34) reductase QueG, with product MANAQLKKEIIAYSKDIGIDKIGFATADPFITLKGRLLEQQTHGFESGFEKGTIEERTEPERLLPEAKTIISIALAYPSKMKHAPRSKMGERRGLFCRASWGEDYHNILREKLSLLESFIMEKVPSAICLSMVDTGELSDRAVAERAGIGWSGKNCAIITPEFGSYVYLGEMITTLNLPVDNPIEDQCGSCNKCVDACPTGALVQGGQLDSNKCIAFLTQTKDLLPEQYRKKIGNRLYGCDTCQVVCPENKGKDFHHHPEMEPDPEVVKPLLIPLLSISNREFKEKFGKISGSWRGKKPIQRNAIIALAHFKEKAAIPYLYELVKKDPRPVIRGTAAWAISEIGDKELVGQLGEALEKEQDPKAYDEMKKALNKLETVT from the coding sequence GTGGCAAATGCCCAGCTAAAGAAAGAAATTATCGCATACAGTAAGGATATAGGGATTGATAAAATAGGCTTTGCCACAGCGGATCCTTTTATTACGTTGAAAGGTCGGCTATTGGAGCAGCAAACTCATGGTTTTGAATCTGGTTTTGAAAAAGGAACGATTGAGGAAAGAACAGAACCTGAACGTTTGCTTCCAGAAGCAAAGACAATCATATCCATTGCATTAGCTTATCCTTCCAAAATGAAGCATGCTCCCCGCTCAAAAATGGGTGAACGTAGAGGCCTTTTTTGTAGAGCATCCTGGGGAGAGGATTATCACAATATCTTAAGGGAAAAGCTCTCTTTGTTAGAGAGCTTTATTATGGAAAAAGTCCCTTCAGCTATTTGTTTGTCTATGGTAGATACAGGAGAATTATCTGATCGTGCTGTTGCCGAGAGAGCAGGGATTGGTTGGAGCGGTAAAAACTGTGCTATCATTACACCTGAGTTTGGCTCATATGTATACTTAGGTGAAATGATTACTACCCTCAACCTTCCAGTAGATAATCCAATAGAAGACCAATGTGGAAGCTGCAATAAGTGTGTTGATGCATGTCCAACAGGGGCACTTGTTCAAGGTGGACAGCTTGACTCCAACAAATGTATTGCTTTTTTGACGCAAACAAAAGACTTACTTCCAGAGCAATATCGAAAGAAAATAGGTAATAGATTGTATGGTTGTGATACATGTCAAGTCGTTTGTCCAGAAAATAAAGGGAAAGACTTTCACCATCATCCTGAAATGGAGCCAGACCCAGAAGTGGTTAAGCCATTATTAATACCACTACTTTCTATAAGTAACCGCGAATTTAAAGAGAAATTCGGTAAAATTTCAGGCTCTTGGCGAGGAAAGAAGCCAATTCAAAGGAATGCCATTATTGCACTGGCTCATTTTAAGGAAAAGGCAGCAATTCCTTATCTTTATGAGCTAGTAAAAAAAGATCCTCGACCAGTTATTCGAGGGACAGCGGCATGGGCTATTTCTGAAATTGGCGATAAAGAATTAGTTGGTCAGCTAGGTGAAGCTTTGGAAAAGGAGCAAGACCCTAAAGCTTATGATGAAATGAAAAAAGCATTGAATAAGTTAGAAACTGTGACATGA
- a CDS encoding methylated-DNA--[protein]-cysteine S-methyltransferase, which yields MSKRPYIYYSEMNSPIGILTIGSSSLGICFIYFGSIKRTCSNIETWLKKRFVNAELVEDGEKLATAIQQLDEYFKGERTDFDLPLDLIGTKFQTLVWNKVKDVAYGTTKSYKQIAAEIGSPKAVRAIGGANNQNPIPIIIPCHRVIGSNGSMVGYGGGLDKKEFLLRHEGAIQKIS from the coding sequence ATGTCAAAACGTCCGTACATTTATTACTCGGAAATGAATAGTCCGATCGGAATTTTAACAATTGGAAGTTCGTCTCTAGGTATTTGTTTTATTTACTTTGGATCAATTAAAAGAACATGCTCAAATATTGAAACGTGGTTAAAGAAAAGGTTCGTTAATGCAGAGCTAGTCGAAGATGGAGAAAAACTAGCCACAGCTATCCAACAGCTTGATGAATACTTTAAAGGAGAACGAACGGATTTCGATTTACCTTTAGATTTAATAGGCACTAAATTTCAAACTTTAGTTTGGAATAAGGTAAAAGACGTTGCATACGGAACAACGAAATCATACAAACAGATTGCCGCTGAAATAGGCTCACCCAAAGCAGTTAGGGCTATTGGTGGAGCAAATAACCAAAACCCTATTCCTATTATTATCCCATGTCATCGTGTAATAGGTAGTAATGGATCAATGGTTGGTTATGGTGGAGGCCTTGATAAGAAAGAGTTTTTATTAAGGCATGAAGGAGCGATACAAAAAATTTCATAG